In Aquimarina sp. TRL1, a single window of DNA contains:
- a CDS encoding ClbS/DfsB family four-helix bundle protein, giving the protein MAVPKNKEELLKAIQTDYNKLKNDLTAIPQSLTYNKELPGHAKNTEMSVCNLISYLIGWGTLVLTWEAKKRKQQHVDFPETGYKWNQLGLLAQKFYNDYEHKTYAELLFLLEKNHVAILSMVTSYSNEELYHTAWYDKWSLGKMIQLNTSSPYKNARSRIRKWKKETGV; this is encoded by the coding sequence ATGGCAGTTCCTAAAAACAAAGAAGAGCTACTCAAAGCAATCCAAACAGATTACAATAAGTTGAAAAATGATTTAACAGCCATTCCACAAAGTCTTACATATAATAAGGAGTTACCAGGTCATGCCAAAAACACTGAAATGAGCGTCTGTAACTTGATTTCGTATCTTATTGGATGGGGAACACTGGTATTGACATGGGAAGCAAAAAAAAGAAAGCAACAGCACGTTGACTTTCCCGAAACCGGATATAAATGGAACCAATTAGGCTTGCTTGCTCAAAAGTTTTATAATGACTACGAACATAAAACCTATGCAGAACTTCTTTTTCTACTAGAAAAAAACCATGTTGCTATTCTTTCCATGGTAACATCATACTCTAATGAGGAACTATATCACACTGCCTGGTATGATAAATGGTCGTTGGGAAAGATGATTCAATTAAACACTTCTTCGCCCTACAAAAATGCAAGAAGCAGAATCAGAAAATGGAAAAAAGAAACAGGGGTATAA
- a CDS encoding cupin domain-containing protein, whose product MNTAQSIIKHLDLQPHPEGGYFRETYRSKEEIPKAALPDTYSSSRNYTTAIYFLLTSDTFSAFHRIKQDEIWHFYDGAPIQLHMISPEGHYSMVRIGKDFSNGELPQFTVPGGYWFAANLQKEATFSLVGCTVSPGFDFQDFELPKRDYLQSLFPEHTQIITLLTR is encoded by the coding sequence ATGAATACAGCACAGTCTATTATTAAACATTTGGATTTACAACCACATCCAGAAGGAGGATATTTTAGAGAAACATATCGCAGTAAAGAAGAGATTCCAAAAGCTGCCCTTCCTGACACGTACAGCAGTTCCAGAAATTATACTACAGCTATATATTTCTTACTAACATCTGACACTTTTTCTGCTTTTCACAGGATTAAACAAGATGAAATCTGGCACTTTTACGATGGTGCACCTATCCAACTGCATATGATCTCTCCTGAAGGACACTATTCTATGGTTCGTATTGGAAAAGACTTTTCGAATGGAGAGCTTCCTCAATTTACTGTTCCAGGAGGCTATTGGTTTGCAGCAAACTTACAAAAAGAAGCTACTTTTTCTCTGGTTGGGTGTACCGTTTCTCCAGGATTTGATTTTCAGGATTTCGAACTCCCAAAGCGTGATTACCTACAGTCACTCTTTCCAGAACACACACAAATCATTACGTTATTAACCCGATAA
- a CDS encoding MATE family efflux transporter, which produces MLNNYTREFRYNMRLAAPVMLGMLGHTFVGLVDNIMVGQLGTAELAAVSLGNSFMFIAISLGIGFSTALTPLIAEADGEGNFQAGKSSFKHGLVLCTSLGIFLFAAIWIAKPLMYLMKQPVEVVEYAIPYLDLVAFSLIPLIVFQAFKQFSDGLSMTKYPMYATLIANIVNILLNYVLIFGKLGFPELGIIGAAIGTLISRIVMVICLWWFLKNEEKSNAFISGIKFFTLEKIMLKKIIALGFPSALQMLFEVGIFTAAVWLSGILGKNPQAANQIALNLSSMTFMVATGLSVAAMVRVGNQKGLKRYDELKRIATSFFILTLLIEIVFAGLFVCFNELLPKIYLDIDDAENLIDNAEVLTIAAKLLLIAALFQISDGVQVVVLGALRGLQDVKIPTLITFFAYWVVGFPVSYYLGLYTSYKSEGIWLGLLAGLSTSAVLLFGRFYYLSKKISENSEEKTTVN; this is translated from the coding sequence ATGCTCAACAACTACACCAGAGAATTCAGATATAATATGAGACTGGCTGCCCCTGTAATGTTAGGAATGCTAGGGCATACTTTTGTAGGCTTAGTAGATAATATTATGGTGGGCCAACTAGGGACAGCTGAATTAGCAGCCGTGTCTCTGGGGAATAGTTTTATGTTCATTGCGATCTCATTAGGGATTGGATTTTCTACAGCTTTGACTCCTTTGATAGCAGAAGCCGATGGAGAGGGGAATTTCCAGGCAGGAAAATCATCATTTAAGCATGGGTTGGTATTGTGTACTTCGTTAGGAATCTTTCTATTTGCAGCAATATGGATAGCCAAGCCATTAATGTATTTGATGAAGCAGCCGGTAGAAGTGGTAGAGTATGCCATCCCATATCTGGATTTGGTAGCCTTCTCTCTTATTCCGTTGATTGTATTTCAGGCATTTAAGCAGTTTTCAGATGGTCTGTCAATGACGAAATACCCAATGTATGCTACTTTGATAGCTAATATTGTCAATATACTACTGAATTATGTGTTGATTTTTGGGAAATTAGGTTTTCCGGAATTGGGAATTATTGGAGCTGCTATCGGAACATTGATATCCCGAATTGTTATGGTGATCTGTTTATGGTGGTTCCTGAAAAATGAAGAAAAGTCTAATGCGTTTATTAGTGGTATCAAGTTTTTTACCCTTGAAAAAATAATGCTTAAAAAAATCATCGCTTTAGGATTTCCTTCAGCACTACAAATGTTATTTGAAGTCGGGATCTTTACTGCTGCTGTCTGGTTGTCTGGTATTTTGGGAAAAAATCCACAGGCAGCCAATCAAATAGCATTGAATTTATCTTCTATGACATTTATGGTGGCAACAGGGTTAAGTGTGGCTGCTATGGTAAGAGTAGGGAATCAGAAAGGCTTGAAACGGTATGATGAATTAAAAAGAATAGCGACCTCTTTTTTTATTCTTACCCTATTAATAGAAATTGTTTTTGCAGGATTGTTTGTATGCTTTAATGAGTTACTGCCTAAAATATATCTGGATATTGATGATGCAGAAAATTTAATAGATAATGCAGAGGTGTTAACAATTGCGGCCAAGTTGTTATTAATAGCGGCATTGTTTCAAATATCGGATGGAGTTCAGGTGGTGGTTTTGGGAGCTTTGCGAGGGCTTCAGGATGTGAAAATACCTACGCTTATTACTTTTTTTGCATATTGGGTGGTTGGTTTTCCTGTATCCTATTACTTGGGATTATATACATCTTATAAAAGTGAAGGGATCTGGTTAGGATTACTTGCAGGTTTAAGTACTTCAGCTGTTTTACTATTCGGAAGATTTTATTATTTAAGTAAAAAAATATCTGAGAATTCAGAGGAGAAAACAACGGTTAATTAA
- a CDS encoding phosphatase PAP2 family protein, with protein MEELIQLDKELFLYLNNLGTTTWDGFWLFMTEKFYQIPLYAVLLYFFYKIFGPKGLLITILVVAALITATDQLSNLFKNVLFMRPRPCRAEGVSELTRFIAERCGRHGYFSGHSASSMALAFFTGLALRKRLKYIFVLMIVWSFIVSYSRIYIGVHYPGDVLTGWGIGALLGIGAFRLHQWLITKYIKA; from the coding sequence ATGGAAGAGTTGATACAATTAGATAAAGAGTTGTTTTTGTATTTGAACAATCTCGGGACAACAACATGGGATGGTTTCTGGTTATTTATGACAGAAAAGTTTTATCAGATTCCATTATACGCTGTCCTTTTGTATTTCTTCTATAAAATATTTGGACCCAAAGGATTGCTGATAACTATCTTAGTCGTAGCGGCTTTAATAACAGCGACGGATCAATTGTCTAATTTGTTTAAAAATGTATTGTTCATGCGTCCTAGACCATGTAGAGCAGAAGGAGTTTCGGAATTGACTCGTTTTATTGCAGAAAGGTGTGGTAGACATGGGTATTTTTCAGGTCATTCGGCGAGTTCTATGGCTTTGGCATTTTTTACAGGTTTAGCACTTAGAAAACGACTGAAATATATTTTTGTATTGATGATTGTTTGGTCATTTATTGTTAGTTACAGTAGAATTTATATCGGAGTGCATTACCCAGGAGATGTCCTGACAGGATGGGGTATTGGAGCTCTGTTGGGAATAGGAGCTTTTCGCCTTCATCAATGGCTTATTACAAAGTATATAAAAGCATAA